One Malus domestica chromosome 11, GDT2T_hap1 genomic region harbors:
- the LOC103413190 gene encoding cytochrome b561 and DOMON domain-containing protein At5g47530-like, which produces MPATTKSVILIILTVSSSLLFPISEQFSNCSPINPMNITNCKKLITLGAEFGWNIHSNTEINILFTIRMPIKWIAWGVNPGSQRPQMVGTRAIIGIQQSNGTLAVRKYNITSDTKLGCRLQPSQDFDDVIVKNMRGEVNPRYMSISATLILPRAPAVYDISKLNHVWQVGFEADDVLMEPKMHSTSLQNVDSTESINMISGRGLSIGHRRHHLRTVHGILNILGWGTMLPLGVIIARYFRKYPVDCEKWYIVHVSCQIVGYTLGTAGWAIGLWLGHASRHYSFSTHRILAICIFAFTTLQMLALRLRPSATDDYRKYWDMYHHFLGYALLALISVNIFHGIAILKPNKTWLWVYIGVLGMFALVAIGLEIFTWRKFMHAKSKRRQTGQPGSQPQGSSGT; this is translated from the exons ATGCCGGCCACTACCAAATCTGTAATTCTCATCATATTAACAGTTTCCTCCTCACTTCTTTTCCCAATTTCTGAGCAATTTTCCAATTGTAGCCCCATCAATCCCATGAACATTACAAACTGCAAGAAACTAATCACTCTAGGAGCAGAATTCGGGTGGAACATTCACAGCAACACCGAAATCAACATCTTGTTCACCATTAGAATGCCTATTAAATGGATAGCCTGGGGTGTAAACCCAGGTTCCCAAAGACCTCAGATGGTAGGGACCAGGGCTATTATAGGTATTCAACAGTCCAATGGAACGTTGGCAGTTAGAAAATACAACATCACCAGTGACACCAAGCTGGGTTGTAGGCTTCAGCCTTCACAAGATTTTGATGATGTTATCGTCAAGAACATGAGAGGTGAAGTAAACCCTAGGTACATGTCGATATCCGCGACGTTAATTTTGCCCCGAGCTCCAGCTGTCTACGATATTTCGAAGCTGAATCATGTGTGGCAGGTAGGGTTTGAGGCTGATGATGTTCTTATGGAGCCTAAGATGCATTCCACTTCTCTCCAGAATGTGGATAGCACAGAGAGCATAAACATGATCAGCGGACGCGGTCTTAGCATAGGACATCGCCGGCATCACCTCAGGACG GTACATGGGATTCTTAATATTCTGGGGTGGGGAACAATGTTGCCATTGGGAGTGATCATAGCAAGGTACTTCAGAAAATACCCTGTTGACTGTGAAAAGTGGTATATAGTTCATGTCTCCTGCCAGATTGTTGGTTACACTCTTGGCACGGCTGGTTGGGCGATCGGACTCTGGCTCGGCCATGCTTCCAGACACTACAGCTTCTCCACTCATCGAATTCTCGCCATTTGCATATTTGCCTTCACCACATTACAA ATGCTTGCCCTGCGTTTAAGGCCATCGGCAACTGATGACTACCGGAAATATTGGGACATGTACCATCATTTTCTAGGGTATGCACTGCTGGCTCTGATCTCAGTGAACATATTCCATGGCATTGCGATTTTGAAGCCGAATAAAACCTGGCTGTGGGTTTACATCGGAGTTCTTGGAATGTTTGCTTTGGTTGCGATTGGTTTGGAGATTTTTACTTGGCGTAAGTTCATGCATGCAAAGTCCAAAAGGAGGCAAACAGGTCAACCTGGTTCACAACCTCAAGGCTCCTCGGGCACATAA